The Gadus morhua chromosome 18, gadMor3.0, whole genome shotgun sequence DNA segment TTGCATTTCATTTCCATGATTTTTGTATTGTTTGGCTTACCTGTTATAGTTTAGTTGGGGCCCTTGGCGTGGCTGGAGGTAAGGTGTAAGGAGCCATGGTTTGCATGGGTAGCCACTGTCCCCTAACAAGTGGCAATTAGCTGGCACATAGCGTCTCTCAAAAAGCTGTCTGATGCCACTCTCGGAGAGCATTCTCGCATCATGTGTGGAGCCTGGCCATTTAGCCACAATGTCCAAAATCTTCCAGGCCGCATTGAACACTATTTGCACATTGATGCTGTGGAAATTCTTCCTGTTAACAAAGACAGCCTCGTCCtctgatggcgcaattattctCACATGTGTTCCATCAATTACACCCACAACGCCAGGGAATCCTGCAATTTCCATAAATgcccttttatgtgtgtgtaaagtgcgGGCATCCAGCGGGAATGAAACAAATTGTGTCACAATATTAGGTTGTGACAAAGCTGTCAGTGTTTGGGTGATGACTCTGCTGACGGAGGATTGGGACAGACCCAAGTCATCACTGCTGCATTGttgcattttccctgttgccaAATACCTCAGGGTTGTGATTACTTTGTTCTCCGGTGTAATAGCGTTGTGGCGTCGAGTTGGTGAAGTAATTGCATCTCTAAGGAGATCCACCGCAAACATGATTCCTGCACGATCCAATCTGTAGCGTCTCAATAATTCCCTGTCATCCAGTGTTTGCAGGAcatctctcctgcctcctctgTTGGCCATTTTGTGCAGCTGCTTAGGGTAACTCCTAAGCCACTAAAAGTCCTCTTCCCTGCTCTTAGCAGATCTCGCCTTAGGAGCCCTTTTAAGCGCTAGGACTCTTGAGgaatagcttttatattaactgGGATTTTCGTGTCACTTTTAGGGGAAATTCTAAGAAAACGTCATGCCTCTGAGAATTTTCTTAGAATTTGGCTGCTAGGAGCCACTTTTTGCACAAAAATTCTTGAGAGATACGGGCCCAGAAGTATAATCATAAGTGAAGTAGGAGAAGCACGGTACTTTTCAGTTTTAGTGGATGAAACGAAAGACCTGTCTAAGAAGGAGCAGCTGGCCATTTTGATCCGTTATGTACATGACGGGATTATAAAGGAAAGAGCCATTGGAACCTATCACATGATGGAGCTGACAGCTGAATCCCTGGCCCAGAAAATAATAAAGGAATTATCGAGTTTAGATATTCAGCTGTGTGTTGCACAATGCTACGATGGTGCAAGTGTTATGCGGGGTAATGTGCGTGGTGTGCAGGCTTTAATACGTGAAAAAGTGCCGCATGCAGCGTATATACACTGTCATGCACATAGACTAAATCTTGTGCTTGTGAGCTCGATAACTGAAATACCAGAGATGGCAGAGTTTTTTAGTGTTGTTCAAACACTATATACTTTTATTGCAAATAGCAATACCAGACACATGCTTTTCATTGAGGCTCAAAAGAATTTGGGGCACAACAAAATACTGCACTTGGAGCGCACCTGTCCCACTCGGTGGCTGTATTGGTATAGGGCTCTACAGAAGATAAAACTGCGCTACGAGGCTATACTAGCTGTGTTAGATGCCACTATTGACGCTCATGCAGAGGGTTCAACTGAAGCTGCTGGACTTCGGACGAATATGCTGACAGTCACTTTTGTTGTGCGTCTTCATGTCCTAGAAAAAATCTTAAGTCTCACTTATGGACTGTCTGAACAGCTTCAGACAAAAGACATTGCAATCACGATGGCTTCCAATCTCATACGGAGTACTAAGGCCCAGCTGGAAAAGATGAGGTCAGATAAAGAGTACCAGGACACACTGAGCAGAGCCAAGGCATTTTCCACAGAGCTCGGCCTCCCAAGCAGCGAAACTGCCCCTCTGCGACCAGCAAGAGCACGGAGTGTGTCCAAAGCCTTGGCAGGGTTTATTGTCGGATCATCCAGTGGCCAGAGACAAACAGGAGATGACCAAGAAAAAAGACTATACTTTGAAACACTGGACCGCTTCATCTCTGAGTTAGATCGCCGATTTACAGATAATGATGAGCTACTTAATGCTATCCAGGCATTTGATTGTTCATCTCCCCATTTCATGGATGTAGTTAAAATGGAACAGTTTGCACAACTCTATGATGAACTGATCGACACCACCCTTCTCAGTTCCCAGTGTCACACAGCAAAAGCTTTCCTTGAACTTGAGATGaaggaggacgtggaggaggagaaaaacatAATGCTGGCTTTGACACGACTGAAGACCATGTCTGTCGCTTTTTCAGAGGTCATCAAGCTATTCAAGATCGCAGCAACAATTCCTGTCTCCACTGCATCCAACGAAAGATTCTTTTCCGTTTTAAAAAGAGTCAAAACTTACCTGCGGACCACCATGAGCGATGACAGGCTCACAAACCTCATGTTGATGGCTGTTGAGCCTGCTGTCGTAAAATCCCTGGACGCAGATGAACTCGTCAATAACTTTGCTGCTTTGAGGCCCCGCCGTTATCCACTTGTGGAATAATTAAGAAAGTTAATCTCAAAGTAAGATACCCGAACATCTTATTAATAtgatttctctttctcttttcttctccctccctccctccctccctccctccctccctctcctctttgtATTTGGACTTTAACAGTTTACAGCAGTTTACCTGGTATGTTCACGTGATATTGTTGCAATTACATAGTGAATGAAGTGAACAGAATGAGTGAAATTGTGTTTGTCAGAAAGGCTATTACTGCTCTCTAACTCTGCCGCTTGCTATCCATGGTGCTGAAAACGGATGCGTAACGGCGCATTTGActgaattgattgattgacgtgCGTAGTTAAGTGTTTGTGTCCATAGTTGCGTTAGCGGGATCACTTTTGTTATGATTATTTGCTGGGCATGTATATTGATTGATACTGTAGTTAAGTCATGTGACTAGTAACCTTGCCATACCTTAGCTTTGGCTGAATTGACGCCACTGGTCAACCCACTTCCCAAAAATGTGTGAcaaattatatacatatattcccCACAGGAGAAATGAAGAACAAAgtcctgctgcagctgcagcatCACATCAAACAGCTCTTCCTCTTCTACCCCTCCTAGCCCTTCCTCTGccagctcttcctcttccagctGCACCTCCTCTCACAGCTCGTCCTCTTCCAGCTGCACCTCCTCTCAcagctcttcctctccctgctcttcctcttccaactCTCCCTCTTGCTGCACCCActggctctcctctccctcctgctgctgGTGCCAGTTCACTGTTGGAGAAGAAATGAGGGTTTTAAAAAGGCAAAGAAAGGTCCTCAAAGCGAAAGAGCGGCTTATAAAAATGAAGACTGAATATTACTGTCTTAAGATGgaaaaattgaaagaaaataaatgttttgaactacacaaacgtgtgttgactgatttgtgccaaggtgtttacctaaaatgtgtattcacaaaatgatccctaaatgcctgtccactcggttccacacggccaaattcctcgtcatgttgatcgccatcatcatcgtcgtcctcttcatcgtcgtcatcatcttctggctgtggaatgttcctccgcttgcagaggttgtggagaatggcacatacagtgattactgtgcttgccctctctggggtgaggcgaatttcgccgtggaggacatgaaaccgacgtttcatctgcccaattcctctctccacaacatttcgtgtatgtttgtgtgctctaagGAAAACAGTTAACAATAAttaatatggattcaacaaataaaaggcgtcaaagagccaatacgatgtgttttacgcataggactaagcgtaatctgcgtaatcacttacatgttatacgttaactgtgctcccggttgtggattgaggtagggtgtcaagagccacgtcttgcagggatagccactgtcacccagcaagtgacacccaactggtacatggtgcctctcaaaaagctgcctcagaccgctctccaTTAAGATGCGCGAATCAAGGGtagctccaggccactttgcaacaacatccagtatgttaaaatttgcatcaaaaacaacctgggtgttgatggaatgcacctTCTTTCTATTGACGAACGCGTCCTCGTcatttgatggcgcaattattttttatgtgcgtcccgtcaataaccccgaccacaccgggcatacctgcaattgccatgaagttggctttgatcctgtgtaaatgttgaatgtccaaaggaaaccgGATAAACTGTTGGATTATGTGTGGTCTAGAGAGCGCGTTGATGGTttggtttatggcacggctgactgatggttgcgatattcctaaatcgtcggcattgcaaagttgcattttccctgttgctaaatagCGCAGTgttgccaaacattttatttcgggactaattgGATTGTttctgttagtcggggatgttattgcatcccgcactaactccacaacaaTTTTACTGCCCTCACGATTAAgcctatatctctttatcaacTCAGTCTTCCATTGTCTCCAACGcatttcgtctcgcagccaTTTTGCgatcctttgtgaataggtcttagtgagttaggagtcctctcgaggacttttaagctctcctagatttaggtgctacttttaggcctaaaatactttgtgaattgctcttagtgaaaaaagttaggagtcctaaatttaagagtgacacgcccattatttttaggagttactcctaaattcgccagttaggacttacttttagccctaagatcctttgtgaatacggccccaggttTCACAGTGTGCTAAATGCCAATACACCAGGCTCTCCATTAAAAAGGAGCCAGAATATATCCCAATCCATGTATGTACTAAGCCTTTCATTTGACTGAATACTTGTAAACAACAACCCTGCTTATTTTTTGATAACAATGATATACATTTTGTGATTTTCAGGTTGACCACCCACTGGAGTTAGTTGGGATGGACttgtgccctataccacgaagctcgctgaacatacccaggctttcttaggaaaacctggctcgacagagccgcaactcgcaatcaaaGTTAAGtagtaccacgaagctcactttagattcaatcagttgaaccaggttttccgctttaggttcaatgcgcgttcacataaaaggggcgtttctcgcgtcatttgactcacttCTGCAAAATGGATCGAGCAAGAGCGGTGTATTACACTCAAGACGAGCAATGCATAATTATGAATTCGTACGAGGAATTTAAACAACAAAttacagccaaggggaacacggttgcccataataagGCTAGGGttgcgtgctggcaaaaaatagccgaccgtgttaatgcgtgagtgaaaagattctgcacattgtctaaaaaatatcatgtaggcctatcatcatgccttttacccccatagatgtggtgccagcacgcacCTACGA contains these protein-coding regions:
- the LOC115531620 gene encoding putative nuclease HARBI1, translating into MEIAGFPGVVGVIDGTHVRIIAPSEDEAVFVNRKNFHSINVQIVFNAAWKILDIVAKWPGSTHDARMLSESGIRQLFERRYVPANCHLLGDSGYPCKPWLLTPYLQPRQGPQLNYNRAHKTTRAVVERGIGQLKRRFHVLHGEARLRPEKVSKVIIACAILHNICKVRQIAEPLEDGDNDEDGGMLTEQVLRMGMVFDPPGYPE